CTACGGCGGCGGAATCGCGCCTTGATCTCGGCCCGGCCAGGCGCACCGGGTACCGGAATGAGTTTTTCAACAGCCTGCTAGTGGTGGTGCCCGTGGCCGGCGTGCCCGCCGTCGGCTGCCGCGAGCGACGCGTAGACCGACTCGACGAACTGGTCGCTCGTGAGCCACACCTGACCGTGCGACTCGTCCCACTCCGCGCACGGCTTCTTCGCGAGCACCGCCGCGAGATCGCTGCCGTCGGCCATGGCCGCGGCCACCTGGGCCCGGGCCTTCTTCAGCATCGCCAGATGGGCGGCCACTTCGGCCTTCCCGAGCAGCGGACCGTGACCCGGAATGACCCTGGTTTCGTCGTCGCACAGCCCGAGGATGCGCTCGACGCCGGCGATCATGCCGTCGATGCTGCCGCCGGCCGAGGTGTCGATGTAGGGGTACAGGCCGAAGAAGATCACGTCGCCGCTGTGGACCACGTTGGCCCCGGGGAAGTGCAGCACCCCGTCGCCGTCGGTGTGGGCGTGGGGGACGTGGAAGGCGCGCACCTCGTCGCCGTTCCAGTGGAAGGTGAGCGAGTCGGTGAAGGTGATCACGGGCCAGGCGCCCGGCGCGGCGGCCTCGTTCTTGCGCTGCAGCAGCTCGGAGAACTGGTCGGCGGTCAGGCGTCGGCGCACGTTGGCGTGGCTGACGAGGAACGACCCCGTCTCGCCGAACGCCTCGTTGCCGCCCGTGTGGTCGCCGTGGTAGTGGGTGTTGAAGACGAAGGTCACGGGCTCGTCGGTGACCGTCGCGATGGCGGCCATGATGCGCTCCGAGAGGGGAGCGTACTGGTCGTCGACGAGGAATGGGCCGTCCTCGCCCACGAAGAGCCCCATGTTGCCGCCGGCTCCGGTGAGCATGTGCACGCCGCCGGCGACGGGCGTGACCTCGATCTTCACGTCGGCGAAGCGGTCCTGGGCGGCGGCGAACCCGCCGGCGGCGGCGCAGACCAGGATCACGGCGAGACGAACAGCGATTTTCGACATGGAGCGACCTTTCTGGCGGAGGCGCGGATTCCGTCCGGATGGCCGAACGGGGCGGCGAATGAAACTGAATACTAATCCCAAACTCAAAAAACGGCCCCACCGGCCGAAAATCCCACTATACTGGGGGAACATAGCCGGGGCGTCGGGGTTGTCGTCCCATCCCTCGTCCCGACTCCGGTCACTCAACCAAAGGAACCGATGACCATGAAGAACTCGACGCGTTACCTGGG
The DNA window shown above is from bacterium and carries:
- a CDS encoding MBL fold metallo-hydrolase, which translates into the protein MSKIAVRLAVILVCAAAGGFAAAQDRFADVKIEVTPVAGGVHMLTGAGGNMGLFVGEDGPFLVDDQYAPLSERIMAAIATVTDEPVTFVFNTHYHGDHTGGNEAFGETGSFLVSHANVRRRLTADQFSELLQRKNEAAAPGAWPVITFTDSLTFHWNGDEVRAFHVPHAHTDGDGVLHFPGANVVHSGDVIFFGLYPYIDTSAGGSIDGMIAGVERILGLCDDETRVIPGHGPLLGKAEVAAHLAMLKKARAQVAAAMADGSDLAAVLAKKPCAEWDESHGQVWLTSDQFVESVYASLAAADGGHAGHGHHH